The sequence GaaagccgtaatttcaaaattaaggaaaaaatcTTGTccctaattataatttacgaTGCAGACtgcgtttttattttttttattgtattcacgtgagaaaatttgaaaaaattaccaaagTCGCGctctgtaattattttttttccagtaatttatgaaaattgaattcctttttctgataaaaaaaatggaatcaaATCTtgaaaggaaaataaatttatgcaaaatttaaaagttaaatttcttatcataaaatttaaaaaatcctataaaatttgaatatcaaaataacttttcagtttctataaaaaaaacttgtaatattatttaaaaataactcgCATTATTTACCATAGATTACAAAACTTTGAAATCTTAACTGTCTTGAAAGAATtcgcgataaaaataaataataaatcggaTTTCCTTTTACCGTCTTGGATTTCGCGTTCTCGAGTGTAGAATATTTCTACATCCCTCTCAAGGAAAATACCAAACTTTTTTTGTGtcaccaataaatttttattttaaacgaaagtgaaaataaaaataaaaataaaaataaagatgaatGCTGACAAACCTGCTGAACATGTTCTTTCATTCCGACCCACTGCTTATAGCTGACCTGAACTCCGCTGTGCCGCCATTTATCGTAGTTGCTCCTTTTCTCTGGGTCACAAAGTATCTCCTTGGCATTCTGaattaaatgatattaaattattgatcataCGGTTGATATGCGCAGGAGACAGCTGCCGtctaatcaaaatttatttatttaatatcacaaGTTACATATGCACACACAACTCATCAGTCAATTCAACTCTTCCGATACACAAATATGaaaacacacacatacattaATCTATATGTAATATCTACTTGGTATACTATTATATTAAGTAAcatcaacaataacaataacaaatatcagcgcaataattttttaccttgAGTTGTTGGAACTTTTCCTCTGCTTCCTTGTTACCTTCGTTCTTATCTGGGTGATACTGAAGAGCGAGTACCTTATACTCGGCCGTTATTTGTTCGAccttaaagtaattaaaataaaaaaatttttaatttaaaaaaaaatgaacttgaGCAGAAATACGGcaaactatttaataattaagacaaatattttgttagtaattaagtaaacTTACTGTCGCGGACTCGTCACACCCTAGAAGGGCGTAAAAATCCTCATCGGCGCTCCGTTTGTAGTTGATGGCATCCTCGACGCTCATATTGTTTACTTAACGTCAATTCCTACCGTgacacttaaatttttaaatttttaaattctgctgACACTTGCAagtacaataacaataacaataacaataacagtagagagaagaaaaaaaagttagactTATCAAGGTAATTTACGTTTTTTATAGGCGGGAACGGAAATAGTTTAAGTTGATAACTTTTTgattggataaaaataaaagtaaaaaaatagttgggAGTATGTCAATGTCTCTCACCTGTTGCCGTGACGTGGTATAGCACCTAGACAGGAAGGTTGCGTTATGGCGAATGATGATGAAAAAGCCGTTTTGTAGCCCGGAAAGTCCCGATTCCCCGGGAAATCCAAGATGCGCGAGCGCACTTCTGACAAGTCGTTAAATCCTGTAGCTGCGCAGTTCAACCTCTACTTCTGATAATAATATTCCGCACAGTATCTATTGTATTATTCCAGTATTATGCTATTCtattctattctattttatatttcacttCTATTCGTCGTCACTTGCCAACtttatgtacatatacacatatattcaGTTCAAGACAACCAACAAGACAACTTGGTAAACTAGTTTCAGATTCAAGATACGTGATGAATGAAAATCGCGgctgttatatatattatgatgaaaatattccAGCGTACTTTTGATCACTTGGtcatggaaaatatttttgagagcAACTGGATGTTGGCTGCGACTGGATctgtattttatgaaaaactcTTGTCGAGTCAGCCGCCACGTGACTTTCACTTTAGTTACGTTCATTGGGAATAAAGACCTTGAGAGCGTTCTCACTCTCGGCGGTTTGTTATCTCCCTGATATATACTCATATTCCATTCGGATTTAATGACTGAATTAATACAACAAATTAGAGGGAATTGATATgcaataatataagtaatatatcaatttatataaattatattttattaaatatttactcttTCATTTTTCCAATCCTTTTATTTAACAAggattgatttaataaattatccgTCCAATCAAATGTTAATTATGAcggtcaataataatataatttatttccaattTTCCCGCTCCACTGAGTTCCGCAACCCGAGATAACAGCaaagatgttttttttatttaatttagataaaagatgagattttattttaaatcaaatctcGCGGGTCGCGACCTCCAtttctgtaaattatttttttaaaaccacagcaatttaaaagtattccctgataaaataaaatattcccttgtaaaaaaaaaaaccaagaaattttttacaaaaaaatttgaattggtCTCTCAGTGGGCGTGTctgtcaaaattaataataaaattaactgccggtaatttattaagtttgttttttcaaattttaatttatttaactaatttcGAACAAGTATTCGAAGCGTGTGGAacgatataattaaattagatcccGTATAAATTAATTCCTGGAACTAGGCATGGCAGAAAAACAACCCTGGAAATATTGCCAGTGTGAATAAAAGTTCCATGAGAGATTCAGAGTAGAATTCCTCTCAACACTTGgttaatatatatgtctatatatatatataaacctaACACCAGTAGGTAGTGGGTACAGCAGTAGGTAGTCCACTAGATTATGTATATTCTCCGGATTGGGATCTACTTACTGCAAATCTGTTTTAAGTCCAGTGTACAACAGTGTGACAGTGGGGTGTCTTCACCATTCCTACATGTCCTATCCCGAGTTCCAAGCAGACTTATATGCCAGCAAAGTGAAGACTCAACACTGTTCTATCTGCATACACActgatcattattattatgtatatatatatatatatatatatatatatagtatactaGTTGTTggtattatatatgtatatagtaaGGTTTTCTCAGCACATATGTGCCCAGACACACGTGTACAACAGCCGATAGATTTTATGGACATCCTCGGACAATAGAGGATGAAAAATTcagtgacttttttttaccatcatccaatagcttttttttttctacgacctagatttttttaccgcctttttttattttaaaatactcgcTGAGCTGAGAGAtgaagttaatttttacagaattattattttagcggcaataaaaataattcgatttaATACCGACTGTTAATTAATGAGATTGGTGATaaggatattttaaaaatataaatattttaaagataataaatggGTACGCTTTACATTGTGCGGATGCACACGGTAAGGATCGACACGCACGCATGATTTTGCAACCCTCGACCTTGTCAGTATTTTTCAaggattattttatatttaatttgtcttAACTTTACTGTGAATAAATTGCTTGCTAGTAATTaagcaaaaattaattacgctCGAGGtgaagttttaataataatacaaattttttaaattaatttttttttataattttttacacaaaaatgTGCAAgtaatttgttgaaattttttttaatcacttaaaattatttaaatgtggagtgaaaaaaaaacttttctaattggagtaaaaaaaaaaagttgatgagTATCATCAGTAtgatatgtaaaaaaatgaattgtacgtggatataaaatgttaaatacaGTAGCCAGTATTTAGTGAATGCCACTGGGCGGCGCGCAAAGTCAAAACGGCAGATGCGTGGGTGAATGGGTGGGCACTATACACCCGGTGATGATGCTTGCAACCGTAAGACCACTCGGTCGTTTTTGTAGAACTGTTGAACAAGGACCCGACTATCCCAAGAACaaggtataaataataaaagtccCGTGATTTGAGCAGGACAGAGTGTCGAGTGGATGCATAATACCAACTCGAGTGGAGCAAAAATAGTGAGATAGAGAGGAACCAAGTGCAGAAACAACCGACTACAACAACACGGTCTTAttcttctctttctctctttctctgaTTCTTTATTTAAGTTCTTCTAGCGTATTCGTAGCGTTAAACTTAATGTTGTATACAGCTCAGAGCTCACATGTCCAAGTTCTTCTTGGCTCCCTTTAGCTTCCCTTCCTCTTCCGTCTGTCAGTTCGTTGGTATACTGTGCCGAGTGAACGTGTGTGCCCGCGTATTCTCTTCTCGTTTACCCACGCGAGACGCACTTTACTATAttacatatgtgtatatacaAATCtatgttgaattaaaaaatatctcagctcaaaactttaaattatttttaaaaatataattcaaaaattacgcggcaaatttaaaaaaattcatttttcttaagaCGGAATTCAAAAAGGAACAAACTAATTGTCAAAAGATattggagtaatttttttttgaatgtcaGCATAGTTCAAAGTACACTGTGTCAGACAGTAGTCAATAGACATGACAAGGTTGTCGGCAACTGTTGAAATAGAGTTGCCAAACTTGACAAAGTGTAAACCGAGgggaatttaaagtttttaaatatgaatttatactagaataaataataaatatactccAAATGGTAAGtgcatatattatatttattccatgcatcatatatttaaactcatatatattttcaaaaagttataaaaaatttttaaaatgaatccaacttggatttaaatattaaataaattttaaaaattatttaactggacttgaattatttatttttttataatcaatgtGGAGTTGATACTAAATAGTTTATGTTTGAGTTTGACAGATAAAGGTTTATAGTAAATTACAGATAATAAAGCGTGAAGGTTTACGCGTACGGGAGAATTTGTATGACGCAGGCTTCTTAAAAGTACACACACGGTATAAATAGATTCATCTGACAGCCGAACTTTGCCAGATGGGCTGCCAATGCACAAAgacctttaaaaaaatatatataattaagtaattttaattataatttaaatggaatAAATTACAGCCTTGATTTATTGGagcaattagaaaataaaccaAGGCTACTTATTTAAAGAACAGCtcgttttaataataatgttatacATTAGATACATGTCACTCATATTTGTCagcatttatatattatatacattttatttgtatGACGGCTTAATAGTGTTTACGATGTGAAATGATTGAAACAAGACAATCATGTCGAGCAACAAGAGAATACGGTTGTTATCGTACTCATtgtagtgaataaaataaataaaaggggactgaagaaataaattcccTCCTATTCTCTCTTACTAATCATCCTTTGTTGCATAagtatcaatatatataacgtGCACATTAACcctttaatattttgaattattaaaaaaattatgagtttGGGCGGCAAAATAATCTagacttttgttttaaatttgagcgcgggtaattttaaaaaacttatactgtattgagaataaaatttgattgagtttaaatttacaataaaaattaatatgtaatcACGATTCAAGAGAAGTTACAGAGGCATGACGCGTGCGCAAATAAAGTTAATAAGGGCACGCGTTACACCGGAAGTTTGCCGTAGTGGGAggtggagaaaaaaatttatatgcagGTGCAAAGCTGTCTCACTCTTATTCACTCccttttaattatacatatacgtgtatatttatttatatatatagattttattttttaattttttttctcacactCTGGTTGTTTTTTTACGCTCTCTATATCTGTGTATATATTCCTTGGTCCTGTGTCAACTACTCCCACACCCTTCCACTGGGGGTCCGGATGTCAGGAAATTCTTAttctttatttagttttttttttttcttttttttttcaatttctccTTTCTTCCGGCGGCAGTTAGTCCCTTCATATCCGTTTAAGAATTAATAGCACGTGCTGAACATACTGTAACCATCCCTTAGCAATTTATCGatgcagtaaaaaaattttttttaaaatcaagttaatgattttatttttcagttcaaataatatattaacaaataaatacttattactattaataattttcaactgaaaaataacatatttgtTTTTTGGATATTCGATGGCAAATAGTGATTGTCATCCGATTTATACTAATTTGTTTTTAGAGAGCAGCGAATTTATCTCCTCTACATGTGCTCGAACGTCTTCTACATTCACCGCTGCAACATACCGAGTCAACTGTgcactagaaaaaaaaataataaatatatttataatcatgtatacgtataataataatttgttcgTACATAGTGGCCGGCTTCTGTGCATGCATATATTTCGGTAGCAATTAATGCCACTACCAAAACTACCAACAAAAATATCTTCATGTTGAACATCTCGTATTGTAGTTGAGTAAAGCTCTTGCTGcactgtcaaaaaaaataccaatatAAATCCAAAATATCCTGGTGTTAAGGCTGTCGGTGTTAAACTTAACCCCGCACTaagagacaaaaatttatattttcaagaaaaaatatatggaagATCCAAAAGAGCGAACCTCAATCACTCATtttattacaagaaaaataattacttaaatttaaatagtttttctCTTAGAGCAGTagcagtattaaaatttttccgggtgttaaaaaaaaattacatagatTTGCCAAGTATTAGAAGTCGGATagtatataatttgaattcaaaatatatttttttacttacatttaTTCAGAAGCTCTCGATACCTTGACCAATCACTTTGTggattaacaataatttaaatggctATTTATACTAATTGTCCCCTCTATATCCTATTGGATGTTACTGCGTTGTAGAAAATAACTAAAGATTATCATGAagaggttaatttttttaggatgtttattcatttcataagagataatttgataaaatcaatcaacattatcatagaaaaatgaattttttttatcaagatttattaattttctcatgAAATGACCCAACCATGTGACTAGTAACAGGGTCACATTGTTACATAAGTATTGACAAAGCGACGACAAGAAAAATCACTAATACATATTTAGAGAGCAGACTCTGACAACCTCCGTTACGAGAATAGTATCAGCCATTAAACTCCCtcgtgatttaaaattttcctcaGCGTTTATTTTGCTCATTCTCttctacatatacatatatatgtatatatatttgcggTTGTACCATATACCACGGTACTTACATTCTTTAACGCACTCGGCACTGAATTCGAAGAAAAAATGCACCGTTGTCCATTTGCATGCTCGGTAACTCAAAGAATGTCGAATCtcagtaaataaacaaaccaGTTATCCCATATAGCAGTACATGCGCGGCATGCGCACGGAATTTTCATCCTataaattaacgaaaaaaatccCAACAGATGCGcggtaaatatttgaatttaagactcggtttaaaaaatattaagtacgCAAGTAAGTGAGTGAGTAAATAAACGGATGGTGTAGGATGCGAGTCTAATAGTTGTGAATGAAAAGAGAATAAATAATGGGGATGTTGGTCGGTGCCAAACGTGAATGGGCTAGATAAAAATCTAGCTGAGGGATTCGCGACACTTGTGTACCCattctaattttaatattaacatctATTTCAGTATATATGaatgaaatattcaaatagCATGTGAAATACACCTTACATACGTGCACTCTCGTCCATGTCAttcaactaaattattaaattttgaatctacATGAAAAGAAcagaatttattgtaaattagtaagcaaaattttgaaaatttatataaagtgaaattttttaccaacaattagtatttttataaatttaatacaaaatgaATCACTAATTTCGGTAAATTCGCAAttactataataaattaattacaaattttactttgtcacgtttcaaattttgatataaatgCTGAGcagttttcaataaattactatCCTGGTTCAAAATTAgcaaataaatactaatttcgagtaaaaaattttcaaaggtcATTTTTCCCATGAAGATTTGCCGCTTCATAAacttttaagttaattaaaaataattttaaaaataatatattacaactataaaatattatgcaaatttatgtatacattttacaacatatatattcaaatttatttttctttttttcaggATGTAATAGGATTGAGgtgtaataatttatgaatttaaaattaagaggaactatataaatatacccaCAATGGCACTCGGTAAgaatatgtctatatatatgtaatttctGTAttctatgtaatttaattctcACCCACGTTTCAACTGAACAAATCAGTTAGTATGCATGCTGATCACGCCTAAGCGCATATAACCACCGGGCACTATGAGAAGAGCCCGCTTCTGTATTTTCCCATCGATTTACTACTCTGATGTATAAGTAGAGACTCGACACATCCAATGGTGTCTACTCACCATGGTGTCATAGTACTCGTGTGTCGTCGGCGAGACACTCTTTAAACTTaacttcttttatttatttatttcttatccttttttctctctctatctctttattgtaatatatatgtgcaCAGATGATACCTGCCGGTATTTACTTTCTGATGACAGTCATATGCAATGCACATATTCACTATTACActtatacatctatatatttattatacctGTCTACAATtattggtaaatttaaaatacttggaaatatacatttatgcTGAATAAgccttgaattaaaaaataagagaaattaaatataaatattaaaggctgagtaaaacttttttttttcatgacctttgtatcgacttttttttttggcagtctgacaaaaattttctgctcAAATTACTTGTCGGATTACTTCTTTGAAGATCAAATTgatcaaagttaaaaaagttttttttttcttttttttttttttaataaaattctcttTTACCCGACGACATACTTTTGTTCTTTATTCACTTCAACCTTTTTTTTAGATTCTTCAAAATCCTggggattaaatttatttttaccattattatttttgacatcTTTTGGTTTAAGTAACTAAGTGtactttgttaaataaattacactgacaaaaaaattgttgtgacattttgaaaaaaaaaaaaaaaattttttttaattcaaactgAAGATCGTAGACAAGTGTTTATAATCTTGCAGCCACATTTCCGGTTAATTTTCATATGTGACATTACTGCTTTGTCTATTATCTCTTTGTCTAGTTTTACTCTCTCATAGTTGtagagtaataaatatatacattcatatatatagtaGCAATAGAGTAAGTAATTTATTGAGGTATGCCCGCGGGTGGGGAGAAAAATGCAACGTCCGGTTTATCCccacttttaaattaaatctcgTATTCGGTCCCATGTATATCTGCGATGAGGGACCGAATATACAATTCGTGGCCCTTGGATTACAACCCACAGTTATTTTGTCGTGGCCCTTCGACTAACATTCAGACGAATTCTGTCGAACTTTGATCTCGTGACTCTccgtaacaaaaaaaatctattaataaGTGTTCCAAAAgtgtaaacaataaaaaaaactaataataataataataatatcgtaTGTCTGCAGATAATCCATCGTACTTTTCATTACTGGGGAATTCAATATCCCCAGAAATATCCGAGGGTCCATCGGAACCAAGTGGCCGAAGTTTCGTgacgtttttcaaaaaaagaccCAGTAGAATGGGCACCAGTACGTCAACAACGACATCAGGGGCAACGTGCGCTCTATTGATGggcgataataataaaaatttattatcagcaGAAGAATGCCAGCCGATGCTATCCCGCGCGACAGGAAATACGAACGGACCGAGAAGAAGTTTCCGGAGTCTCTTCAGATCATTGAGCGCAAACACAGACAACGAAAAAACACTTCAGATTCTCAAGGGTGACCCAAGACCTGCAGACGTGGCACCACCCTCGCTGTATCTGCCCCACAGGTCACACTCCCATTCAGATCACGACCGTAAAAACCGTCCAAGTAGACGGAGAACGCTCAAGTCTGCCAGCGAGCTCTTGTCTAACGATATGATTTTTTGTGGGCTCCCTGGTGAAGACCCTGCTAATAATAGCGCCAGAAGTAATGCTAATGGAAGTTGTAATCGTGATCCTCGGCACTATGGGGATGATGAGGACGATGATACCGATGGCGGTGAAGTTTTTTTGGGTATAAATGACGCGaggtattataatttatcggcAACTTTGCCGGCACCTGGTTCATCTGGGAATAGAAGACACTCGATTGGTTGTAGCAGTAATTTTGTTAGTGAAGAACAGAATTTAATCACTCGAAGAGGGGCCGTTATACAGACTGAAGGCTTTATCAGAGAACCTGACACAATAGCACCGCCCATTCCTGTTGATCAAGTCGATTGCGGGAAACAATCGAGAAGTGTAAAGTGCAAAAAACACAAAAGCAAAggttagtaataaattttatatttaaaacaacaataacagTCTCTCACTTTTAGAATGAAAACtcctttgaaattttttccaactaaattttaaaaaatcgtgtCATTTGTCAAGAAGACTCATAATGTCGTAACATTTAAACGAAGCATCTCTAACACGTTAGTTTggtgtttttaaaatactttgaacaaattttccTGTCAACTGTAATGACTAAACAGATGAGTATCGTCATCAGTCTACTTGGACTTGATTATAGTTAGAGTCGgtgttaaattcaataatagcCTTCATGGTACAAAGGATCGTCCCACATCGTCACACGCACACGAGCTGGCACACTTATTGCGACCTAGTCCACTGTATTGTACGAGGTACAGCAGAGTATAAACTCTGTGCGGCATCAGTCTAATGTAGCCATAATAGATACAGAAGATAGTCACTGAGAAACGTCTCTTTGTAGTTTAGTCCTGAAAGCTTCCCATGATTTCGGAAGCTGCTCTTCAATGACTTGCTACCCGCATTGATCTAATTGTTATCAAGGATCCTTTTCATCAGTAGAGACTCTACTCGAATCAGAAATCACTCAGCTAAATGttataaatcaaattacaTTCAATTTGCCTCTATACAGCtgaattatatacatatatatatatatatatatttaagtcgATATAAATTACGAGCTACGGGATTAGAGATTTTGATATTTGTAAAGccgtgaaaaatattatttaatataaaacctTTTGTCGAGGTGTTGatgtaaaattaaacagaTAATTTATACATCTGTAGTGTATTGAAGATTATCTTCTCCCGGCAACGGAAGTCGCGTAGTTAATATTCACAAAATGTTATACACTACTCTCAGCCTCGATTGAATCTATCACCCACCTCTTTTTCCTCTTGTTCCcccgttttaaaaaatataaatgcattaattttattctataacTCAACTCAACTCGATAGATAAACGTTAGTAttctttgaatattaaatagaGTCAAGCTGACCGttagtttagaaaaatttctgcatcaaattaattcaaatagaCATCGCTTTAATTTAGCGatggaaatttatatataagtattgaAATGTTATTAtgtagatattattttttcgcgCTTAAAATAacggaatttaaatttaggatgaaaataattgtttattatagtGTAAGTCTTGCGCGTGCGTttgaaagatttaaaataaaattgtttaaaattcctGCTAAAAGTCATAACGGAAGCTGTGCAGGTTCTGGTTATACACATCCAGTAACACGTGCATATGTAACGTTCTATGGACTTTATAAACCCTGACACTTCCGTTTTGTACGCAAGCACAAGTTtaaagggtaaaaaaaaatatatatttatatacatttactatCGCCagaaaactataaatatttacatttatttcattacactcaatgaaaaaataatatttagagaTGTCGTTCAAGAAAGGGGAGACCGGGGTACGATGGatctcttaaaaaatttttctatcaaaatttcgataaatttgtaaagtgtaaaaaaaaaaaattaatatatttttaatgaaaatatataataaaaaataaaaacattgatggtatatttatataaatt comes from Microplitis demolitor isolate Queensland-Clemson2020A chromosome 8, iyMicDemo2.1a, whole genome shotgun sequence and encodes:
- the LOC103576733 gene encoding J domain-containing protein, yielding MSVEDAINYKRSADEDFYALLGCDESATVEQITAEYKVLALQYHPDKNEGNKEAEEKFQQLKNAKEILCDPEKRSNYDKWRHSGVQVSYKQWVGMKEHVQQSMHWSTPKTKDRMLPDGSGAGGSPGHVRGQPANAHRRASEGGANIHYGARRDLNWDSQATSEVVNKFRNYEI